Genomic DNA from Nomascus leucogenys isolate Asia chromosome 10, Asia_NLE_v1, whole genome shotgun sequence:
TTGCTTGTACTCCCCCTGTGATCGGTAGCTTATTACCTCAAAACAGAATATTCTAAGTCAACCTTTGCCCCCTCTTACCAAGTAAGATTTCCCATTTGAACCCCAGCTCCCAGATACTTAAAGGCCTTCTGTGGGCCACATTCTCAAGGTCCCCTGGCCATCTGCTTGCTTGTTCCAGTTTatctcctcccccacccacatCGTGAAATGtcccctcccactccccaggATGAGCAAGGTGGTGTCCTCTGAGACTGAGTAGTCAGCAACTTAACGCCAAGGGCCACCAATGATCAAATCCATGAGTTGATCTGAGGAGTTATGTATTAGGGCTAAGAAACagtaaacactcagtaaatagtggctattattattatatcatcatcattattacccTCAAGTTCCCCCAGGAGAACTCCTATTCAACCTCCAAAACCCCATGTGGTTTCACCCATCCTGCAGAGATTGAGCTCAAAATCAGAGAATTGTGATTTTGTGATTATTTGATGAGTTCCCAAACTAGGGTCCTTAGATCAGCTGGGCCATCCCTGAGGTCTCTCAGCATCCAGTTCTGTTATTTTTCTGGGCATGGGTCTCAGGCCCGGCCAGTCCGGCTGAGGAGTGTGCAGACGCAGGCAGTGTCAATTCGAATCCATCGCCAGCCCACACGGCCCTGGGCATCAGCGGTCAATGCCCGCACATAGGACTGCTTGGCCTTGCACTCAGATACCCAGTGCCTCCTGTCCACTCCCCGGCAGCCCCCTCCACCTGCCCCCGGGCCACCTTCCTCAGCGTTATCAGCCTTGCAGCGGGTTTCAAAGAAGTACTGGCGGAGGGGACTGCCGCCAGCTGCAGGCACCTCGCCCAACACCTCCACCTCGCGCCCACGCAAGTCCACAGCGGTCCGGCGGTCTGTCACCCAGCCACTGACTGCATCGCACACAGCCAGCTCACCCCGACGACTCGCTGGTGCGGTTTCGCTCACCCCACGCCGGCTGCGGTTGGCCGGGGCACCTGCTGACTCCCGAAAGGCCCCGGCCTCCAGCAGGAAGAGCAGAGGGGGCCCAGCAGGGGCACCCCTAGACAGGACTACTCGGGGGGACAGAAGGTCCCACTCAGGGGCCAGAAAAGGGGGCAACGTTGAGGGTGGGGGTTGGGACTTAGTTGGCACactggggaggaggaaaaggaggaggatggggagggagcATGAGGGGAGAGGGAGCATCTCTCGGAGCacctggagacagagagagggaggctggGATTAGAGAAGGGGGTAAAAACTTCAGTGGGGACAGAAGTTTGGAACCCCAGGGGAGGCTTGCCTGCCAGGATTGTGGGGAAGCCCTTGTTCTAGAAGTTTGGGGGACCCTATATCTAGGGCTTGTGTAATGCCCAACTTGtagattaataataaatattcaactactacaggccaggcactgtggctcacacctctaatcctagcactttgggaggctgaggcgggtggataacttgaggtcaggagttcgagagcagcctggtcaacatggtgaaacctctctctactaaaaataccaaaattagccgggcatggtgctgcacgcctgtaatcccagctactcggtaggctgaggcaggagaataatttgaacctgggaggcggaggttgcagttagcagagAGCGCACCACTGCCCtgccacctgggcgacagagtgagactctgtctcaaaagtaaaaataaggccaggcatggtggctcatacctgtaatcccagcactttgggaggctgaggtgggcggctcacctgaggtgaggagttccagaccagcctggtcaacatggtgaaaccccttctctactaaaaatacagaattacctgggtatggtggcgcatgtctgtaatcccagttacttgggaggctgaggcaggagaatcacttgaacccaggaggtggaggttgtggtgagctgagattgcgccattgcactccagcctgggcaacaagagcgaaactccgtcttaaaaaacaataataaaataaaaataaaaataattcaactaCTATTACTTAATAGTAACAGATGTTGAAAtacaggctcagaaaagttaatgATTTGTGCccggtcacacagccagcaaatgGCAGAGATGGGACTTCACCTCTGGGCAACTGCACTCTGCCATCCTTCCTGTGCAACTCTGAGGAACCAACAGTCTTGCATCTTGGAGGATGctccaaacaatttttttttttttgagacagagtctcactctgttggccaggctggagtacaatggcacaatcctggctcactgcaatgtctgcctcctgggttcaagtgattctcctgcctcagccttctgagtaggtgggattacaagcacctgccaatgtgcccagctaatttttgtgtttttaatagaaatgaggtgtcaccatgttggccagactggtcttgaactcccaacctcaagcaaTAGTCCTgtcctggtctcccaaagtgctgggattacaggcataagccaccgtgcctggtcccaAACTggtctccagcccaggctggagtgcagtggtgtgatctctgctcactgcaagctccgcctcccgggttcaggccattctgcCTCAgactgccgagtagctgggactacaggcgcccgccactacgcccgactaattttttgtatttttagtagagacggggtttcaccgcgttagccaggatggtcttgatctcctgaccatgtgatccgcccgcctcggcctcccaaagtgctaggattacaggcgtgagccaccgcgcccggccacagatTGTTTTAAgataaggtctcgctatgtttccccgctggacttgaactcctgggctcaagcagtcctcctgctgtggctcctgagtagctgggactacagactcaagtcaccacgcccggccacattcCACAATTTAGAGAAAGGTCACAACCTGGAATCCTAGGGAGACCCCCGTTCACCTCAAAACTGCCACTAAGGAGGTAAAACCCTGCCCCTCTGAGGCAGGCTTCAGTTTCCCCGTGTGTGAAATTGTCCTGGCGCTGGGAGAGGCTGGTGGAGGCGTGGATTTTGCAGTTTCTTTACAACGTTCTGGAAGCCTGTGGTTCTGGGAAAGGGTGGCGTGGAGAACACTGGGACACAGTCAGTAGTTACCAGACCTGTCAGCACCTCCTCCACCTCGGAGCTCTGGGGCTGGGAGGCCCCAGGCTTTGGGGGGCCCCTGTGGAGGACACAGGTGGCCCCCTCCTTCCTGACATCTCAGGAGAGGGAGGGGGCAACCACCTAGGGGAAGAAAAGAATAGACAGGTTATAGAGGCAGGTGAGGAAGGGGCCAAATGCCTGAACAACCTCTTCCCAGAGTTCCTCTTCAAGTGCAGGGTACCCAAGAGTCAAGGCCCAGTCCCCTTTCCAGAGGCCCCTTTTCTACCCAGGTGATGGCTCCTggctgggaggggaggcagatggatggaggggatgggggaggaggggaagggagaggcagTGGAAGAAGGAGGCTGGAAGAGATGACATCCCCCTCGGTCCATTCATCTCCCAGATGGGGCGGAACTGGCCACCTGGGTCCCTGAGGGCCCACACTCAAGAAGCCCTGGTTCCCCAAGCTGCTTTCTGGAATGTTCCCTCCTCACAGGACAGGCCAGGGCCCGCCCAAGACTTCTGCACATACCTGGAGTGGCTGCCTGCCCTGGCTCCTCGGTACAGGAAAGGGGAAGGGTGGAGAGTGAAAGGAGCCCCGGCTGACCCAACAGGACCGCCTTCTCCCTCAGACCGAGTAGTGCAGACCCCAGGGCCTCCACCTTCAGACTCAGGAGTTCAGATCCCCAGAGCCCTCCTCTCTCAGAACCAggaggagtccaggcccccagcgcCCTCCTCTCTCAGACCCAGAAATCCAGGCCCCCAGCGCCCTTCTCCCTGAGACCCAGGAGGAGTCCAGGCCCAGGCCCCCAGCGCCCTTCTCCCTCAGCCCCAGGAATCCAGGCCCCCAgtgccctcctccctcagacccaggaatcCAGGCCCCCAGCGCCCTTCTCCCTGAGACCCAGGAGGAGTCCAGGCCCAGGCCCCCAGCGCCCttctccctcagacccaggagtccatgCCCCCAgtgccctcctccctcagccccaggaTTCCAGGCCCCCAgtgccctcctccctcagacccaggagttcTGGAATTCAGACTCCTCCTTCTCGGGTACTAAGAAATGCAGACTCGGGGTTCCTCATCCTCCACATTTgggctgggggtctggactcCGAGACCCCTCAGGGGAAACCGGCTGCATATCTGGGACACGTccctcttgcctcagtttcctccgcCAAGCCCCGCCCCCCTCGGCCCCGCCCCCGTCCCTCCCCACCCGAGGGCAGGGCGACCAGCACGCCGGAATCTCGGGGGAGGAGGCGTGGAGCTCTTACCTGGGGCGCCCTCTTCGGCTCCCCCGGCTGCCCTCGGCCCGGCAgcagctcctcctcctgctcGCTGGCTGCAGGGACGCTCGCTGGCCCGCCGGCTGCTAACTGCTCGCGCTCTGCAGGGCCCGGGTCGGGGACGGGGGCGGGGCGGCGCCGGACGGCAGAGGAGGGGCCGGGGGATCCTGCCTTGCACACGCGTGCCGGGACCTTGGAAGCCAGGCCTGGCTCGTTCAACCCGGCCGCCTTGGTCACAGGAGTCCCAGTTTCCAGCTGCCTCCTCCTTTAGACCTAgtagtccaggcccccagccctttctccctcagacccaggagtccaggcccccagcccctcctcactcagacccaggagtccaggcatccagcccctcctccctcagacccaggactTGCGACCCCAGCCACTTCTCCCCCCAGTCCCAGGCGCCTGAGTACTAAGCCCACAGTTCCCCCCACCACCGCCCAACCCCGCCCCGTCTCAGACTCAGGAGTCCagcccccagcctcctcctccattAGCCCCAGGAGTCTGGGCTTGAGATTCCTTTGCCGTCTTTTGCCAATTGCGTGTCAATCCCGGGGCAGATTCCCACCCTCTGCtctcctccccacttcccaggaGCTCCACGCCAGACATTAACCAGCTGGGCTTGGGCAGTGATAAGGCCCCAGGCCCGGGGAGACAGTGGATGTGGGGGCTCCCGTATACTCCTCTCCCCTGGAATTTCCTGGTTGGGGACCGGAGAGAGGGTCTTGTCCTGAGCTCATATAAGAGACATACAAGGTGTCATAGGACCCAGAGATAGACAGATGTGTCTTAAGAACAATCAGCTACTTCGAGAAATGGCGCGCGGTGACAGATGAAGGGAGAGATAGGGAGAAGACATGGAAAAGTGGGGAGAGACCAAAAGAAAGAGGGGGAGCAAGACTAGAGAGAGTGGGGGAGGGCAGGAGCCCAGAGAGAAGACAGGCCCAGAGAGTGCGAGGGCAgaccacccacccccacccccgccccagaAGGGGACAGAGCCCCTGAGAGACCCGGAGAAAGACAGGGATGGGACCGGAGCCGGAGTGTCTCAGGACAGTCATGAGGGCAGCAGGGCTCCTCACCCCACCACACCTCCACCCTGAGACTCTGCTCCCCTCTGCCTGCGctattttcagaaggaaaactGACACCTGTCTCGGGGGTCATCCCACACCCCCCCAGCCTAAATATAGCATGGCAAGGTGGCAGGAGGGTGTCCCCGGTTAGGGTGTTTCCTGCTCCTCACCATCCCAGCCAAGGCAACACACAAGGCCACTCCAGTTATTTATTGGAGGGGGGGAAGGGCCACTTCCCAGGCTTTGGGTGTGCGTTCGGGTCACCTCTCCGGCTTCTCCACACTTCCCCTGTTCCTAAACACCCAATACATCCTGCCTCATAGCGGGAGGACTCTAGCTTCTAGCTTCTAGTCCTGGAGGGGatagtagggatgaggtttccaAACAGAGTGACTGGGAAACAGTCTCTGTCCCCCTATCTCCAGGTCTCTGTCCTCTCCCtgtctgggtctctgtccccctccctCTGGATTTCTGTCTCCCTCCAACTCTGGGTCTGTccttctctctctgggtctctgtccccctctctctgggtctctgtccccctctctctgggtctctg
This window encodes:
- the NTF4 gene encoding neurotrophin-4 codes for the protein MLPLPSCSLPILLLFLLPSVPTKSQPPPSTLPPFLAPEWDLLSPRVVLSRGAPAGPPLLFLLEAGAFRESAGAPANRSRRGVSETAPASRRGELAVCDAVSGWVTDRRTAVDLRGREVEVLGEVPAAGGSPLRQYFFETRCKADNAEEGGPGAGGGGCRGVDRRHWVSECKAKQSYVRALTADAQGRVGWRWIRIDTACVCTLLSRTGRA